From a region of the Neodiprion fabricii isolate iyNeoFabr1 chromosome 7, iyNeoFabr1.1, whole genome shotgun sequence genome:
- the LOC124185996 gene encoding transient receptor potential cation channel trpm isoform X4 — translation MAIGNVICGANTPKVKRKKVKTTARSWIEATFQKRECAKFIPSPRDEHRLKEVEGDKGAEYDVITTARCCCGHSFTFHCGTGADVQTHSTAGASAATGDKKIDHEREVWTPGKNTRISPTDAYGTIEFQGGPHPTKAQYVRLAYDTRPEPIVQLLRHEWNLDLPKLLITVHGGRSNFELQPSLKKVLRKGLLKAAKTTGAWIFTGGTNTGVTRQVGDALLLERSNQRQGRVVSIGIAPWGILENGHELVGRGRDVPYHAIASPRSKYAVLNSRHAYFLLVDNGTGGRYGAEIMLRRKLEKYISNQKLQPYTHSSIPVVALVIEGGTNTIRAVLEYVTDEPPVPVVVCDGSGRAADLIAFMHKYATESETEGDGLPDGMRLHLLGTIRHTFEVSTEQAEQLYLELLQCTRNKNLITVFRITHDRPQELDQTILTALFKSQQLSPAEQLSLALTWNRVDIARSEIFVYGQEWPPGALEQSMMQALQHDRIDFVKLLLENGVSMRKFLSIPRLEDLYNTKEGPSNTLGYILRDVRPHIPRGYIYTLHDIGLVINKLMGGAYRAQYTRRKFRAVYSRVMKKSGGHAHHAHAHRTNSATSFAGRCYSVSGAAGKTDSLTMTLLAETLPGDRDTPLFDFPFNELLIWAVLTKRQQMALLMWQHGEEALAKALVALKLYKAMAHEAAEDDLETEIYDELRSYGKEFETIALELLDFCYRQDDDQTQQLLTSELQNWSGQTCLSLAVTANHRPLLAHPCSQIILADLWMGGLRTRKNTNLKVVLGLLCPPYITRLEFKSREELQLMPQTQEEHLIALEDEDEDSDYEQGVTPTLASAPAHPEVEALISTENGTITAKDTIVRENGKVITDHDDCSPRFVHSLPEYYDIKTNRPLRLKKKLYEFYTAPITKFWASSIAYIVFLVLFSYCILVKMGHMPAWAEIYSIAYICTLGCEKVRQIVSSEPATLSHKFSVWAWNMWNPCDAAAILFFQIGLILRLRMPTMEVGRVIYCVDCIYWYLRILNILGVNKYLGPLVTMMGKMVKNMIYFVVLLLVVLMSFGVARQAILNPNSEPKWRILRDIFMEPYFMLYGEVYADNIDPDCGNDPGQVPCLLGRWITPAAMSVYLLVANILLINLLIAVFNNIFNEVNAVAHQVWMFQRFTVVMEYEQKPVLPPPLIIVSHIYLLIKYIIRCVRQGEMRSTEAYDNGLKLFLEEDDMERLYDFEEDCVEGYFREQELKLQMSTDERVKVTTERVEHMHQKIEDIDKKENSRNVSLQAVEFKMRKLEELNEQTLAHLGVIHRFMATHTSNLDLPRFDPTTEPRTRRASERSEAASESDLITQSPLLHTRRRKLLKSLTDATFFPTTTTPLEDEVPLRATILSSLDNLSKNDSSNNSDEPASQEVFKTSESRESNVSEGNAKPEKEINDHYKRSGSVDVTSTSAFEARRDSSGHPPSVRQSSRTLSEPDNLLAPPVSGAQRVTWAEPKVAVIPSSAGSNNASSNQRSVLLAMRSEYTSITDELESYCGLLSPPRTPPVSPPPRRGRYASEMSNPEMALHIEKEHLRDAEECDYQLMEGLIHRRYMHDTDIAEDAESDDNEDSAFFLTVHNERRQLRRASAIEDETFKSRPTISVTKEIEQTLARPPIRESDNDLPADHGLSTCPAPASETMC, via the exons ATGGCCATCGGCAATGTGATTTGCGGAGCAAACACTCCAAAAGTGAAACGAAAGAAGGTCAAG aCAACAGCGCGGAGTTGGATAGAAGCTACTTTTCAAAAGAGGGAATGCGCAAAATTTATTCCTAGTCCTCGAGATGAGCACAG GTTGAAAGAAGTAGAGGGAGATAAGGGTGCTGAGTACGACGTAATCACAACAGCCAG ATGCTGCTGCGGGCATTCCTTCACATTTCACTGCGGAACTGGCGCCGATGTTCAAACTCATTCCACCGCTGGCGCCAGCGCTGCTAccggagataaaaaaattgatcatgaaCGAGAGGTTTGGACTCCGGGTAAAAATACTCGAATTAGCCCGACCGATGCATATGGCACGATTGAGTTTCAGGGTGGACCTCATCCAACCAAAGCGCag TATGTCAGGCTCGCATACGATACTCGACCAGAGCCTATTGTTCAACTACTGAGGCACGAATGGAACCTCGATTTACCAAAGTTATTGATCACCGTTCATGGTGGGAGATCGAATTTCGAGCTACAGCCAAGCTTGAAGAAAGTCCTTAGAAAAGGCCTTTTAAAAGCAGCAAAAACAACGGGTGCTTGGATCTTTACGGGCGGAACAAATACCG GTGTAACACGACAGGTTGGCGATGCTCTGCTTTTGGAGCGTTCAAATCAGAGACAGGGGAGAGTCGTCAGTATCGGTATTGCGCCTTGGGGGATACTTGAGAATGGACACGAACTGGTCGGTCGGGGACGCGACGTTCCTTATCACGCCATTGCATCTCCAAG GTCCAAATACGCTGTACTGAACAGCAGGCATGCATATTTTCTTTTGGTTGATAATGGAACTGGAGGGAGATATGGAGCTGAAATAATGCTGCGAAGGAAgcttgaaaaatacatatcaaATCAGAAACTTCAGCCAT ACACGCATAGTAGCATTCCCGTTGTGGCACTTGTAATCGAAGGAGGAACAAACACTATCCGAGCAGTTCTTGAATACGTTACAGATGAACCGCCAGTCCCTGTCGTGGTTTGCGATGGTTCCGGTCGGGCAGCCGACCTCATTGCTTTCATGCACAA GTACGCGACAGAGAGTGAAACAGAGGGTGACGGCTTGCCAGACGGGATGCGTCTACATTTGTTAGGCACTATTAGGCACACCTTTGAAGTTTCTACCGAACAGGCGGAACAACTGTACTTAGAGCTACTTCAGTGCACACGTAACAAAAACCTT ATTACAGTATTCAGAATTACGCATGACCGGCCTCAAGAACTTGACCAAACAATCCTCACAGCCTTATTTAAGTCGCAGCAGCTCTCGCCAGCTGAACAATTATCACTGGCTCTGACTTGGAACAGAGTCGATATAGCTCGTAGcgaaatatttgtatacgGACAAGAATGGCCGCCCGGAGCACTCGAACAATCCATGATGCAGGCTCTACAGCACGACCGAATTGATTTTGTAAAACTTTTGCTTGAGAATGGTGTTTCAATGCGTAAATTTCTCTCCATACCTCGTCTCGAAGATCTCTACAACACA AAAGAAGGGCCATCCAACACTCTTGGCTACATTTTGAGGGACGTGAGACCACACATACCGCgtggatatatttatacactgCACGACATCGGTCTTGTGATTAATAAGCTGATGGGTGGAGCTTATCGGGCTCAATACACTCGGCGAAAATTTAGAGCGGTTTATTCTCGAGTTATGAAGAAGTCTGGTGGACACGCGCATCACGCTCATGCCCATCGTACCAATAGTGCAACGAGTTTTGCTGGTCGATGTTACTCGGTTAGCGGCGCTGCTGGAAAAACTGATAGTTTGACGATGACTCTGCTGGCCGAGACGCTGCCAGGGGACAGAGACACACCGCTCTTCGATTTTCCGTTCAACGAATTGCTGATATGGGCTGTGCTAACGAAACGTCAACAAATGGCGCTTCTTATGTGGCAACACGGGGAGGAAGCATTGGCCAAAGCGCTGGTAGCTCTAAAACTTTACAAGGCAATGGCGCACGAAGCTGCGGAAGACGATCTTGAGACAGAGATTTACGACGAACTGCGTAGTTACGGCAAGGAATTTGAAACTATCG CCTTAGAGCTTCTGGATTTTTGTTATCGACAAGACGACGATCAAACTCAACAGTTGCTAACGTCAGAGCTTCAGAATTGGTCAGGTCAGACGTGTTTGTCACTTGCTGTAACTGCGAACCATCGTCCTCTTCTAGCACATCCTTGCAGTCAAATTATTCTCGCTGACCTCTGGATGGGTGGCCTACGAACACGTAAAAATACGAATCTCAAG GTAGTACTTGGCCTGCTGTGTCCGCCATACATAACACGGCTGGAATTCAAAAGTCGAGAAGAGCTGCAGCTTATGCCACAGACACAGGAGGAACATTTAATTGCTCTTGAGGACGAAGATGAAGACAGTGACTACGAGCAAGGAGTCACTCCCACATTAGCGTCGGCTCCGGCACACCCCGAAGTCGAG GCACTAATTTCCACTGAAAATGGAACAATAACTGCAAAAGACACAATCGTTCGAGAGAATGGTAAAGTTATAACAGATCACGATGATTGCAGTCCCAGATTTGTTCACTCCTTGCCCGAATACTATGATATAAAAACAAACCGACCCTTACGTCTGAAAAAGAAGCTCTACGAATTTTATACAGCTCCTATTACCAAATTTTGGGCAAGTTCG ATTGCGTACATAGTATTCTTGGTGCTATTCTCATATTGCATTCTTGTGAAAATGGGTCACATGCCTGCCTGGGCTGAAATATACTCCATTGCCTACATTTGCACACTCGGCTGTGAAAAAGTTCGGCAGATAGTGTCTTCCGAGCCAGCAACTTTATCCCATAAGTTCAGTGTCTGGGCATGGAATATGTGGAACCCGTGCGACGCCGCTGccattctattttttcaaattggtcTCATTCTACGGTTGAGAATGCCCACTATGGAAGTAGGGCGTGTTATTTATTGTGTGGATTGTATATATTGGTACCTGCGAATTCTCAACATTCTCGGAGTCAACAAGTACTTAG GTCCTTTGGTTACAATGATGGGAAAGATGGTGAAGAATATGATATACTTTGTTGTACTGTTGCTAGTTGTACTGATGAGCTTTGGCGTAGCCAGACAAGCTATTCTTAATCCTAATAGTGAACCCAAGTGGCGAATTTTGCGAGAT ATATTTATGGAGCCATATTTCATGCTTTACGGTGAAGTGTACGCGGACAATATAGATCCAGACTGCGGAAATGACCCAGGACAGGTTCCGTGCCTTCTGGGAAGGTGGATAACACCCGCTGCCATGTCCGTCTACCTTCTCGTGGCCAATATTCTCTTGATCAATCTCCTGATAGCAGTATTCAACAACATATTCAACGAAGTGAACGCTGTCGCCCACCAAGTATGGATGTTCCAACGTTTCACCGTCGTCATGGAGTACGAACAGAAACCGGTTCTCCCTCCACCACTGATTATAGTTTCGCACATCTATTTGCTCATTAAATACATCATCAGATGCGTCAGGCAAGGCGAGATGCGTTCCACAGAAGCATATGACAATGGGCTGAAACTCTTTCTCGAGGAGGATGATATGGAGCGATTATACGACTTTGAGGAGGATTGCGTCGAGGGATATTTCAGGGAACAAGAACTCAAACTACAGATGTCGACAGACGAGCGAGTGAAAGTAACAACCGAACGCGTGGAGCACATGCATCAGAAAATCGAGGACATCGACAAGAAGGAAAACAGTAGGAACGTTTCCTTGCAG gcTGTAGAATTTAAGATGCGAAAATTGGAGGAGCTGAACGAACAGACGTTGGCTCATTTAGGAGTAATACATCGTTTCATGGCGACTCATACGTCGAATTTAGATCTACCGCGGTTCGACCCAACCACAGAACCACGTACCAGACGAGCTTCTGAGAGATCGGAGGCCGCTTCCGAGTCAGACTTAATCACGCAATCGCCTCTGCTTCACACCCGACGCCGCAAACTCTTGAAATCATTAACGGACGCAACCTTCTtcccaacaacaacaacgccATTGGAGGACGAGGTACCTTTACGAGCTACGATTCTTAGCTCGCTGGACAATCTGAGCAAGAACGATTCGTCGAACAATAGTGACGAACCAGCTTCTCAGGAGGTTTTCAAAACCTCGGAAAGTAGAGAGAGCAACGTTAGCGAGGGGAATGCAAAACCAGAGAAAGAAATTAACGATCATTATAAAAGGTCGGGCAGTGTTGACGTCACATCGACTTCGGCGTTCGAGGCGAGACGCGATTCCTCGGGTCATCCTCCGTCGGTGAGGCAATCGAGCCGCACGCTCTCTGAGCCGGATAATCTTCTCGCTCCTCCTGTGAGCGGTGCGCAAAGAGTGACGTGGGCCGAGCCGAAGGTAGCTGTGATACCGAGCTCTGCGGGGAGTAATAACGCCTCGTCTAATCAGAGGTCGGTTCTTCTCGCAATGCGGTCCGAGTACACCAGCATCACCGACGAGCTCGAAAGTTACTGCGGGCTGTTGAGTCCCCCCAGAACTCCGCCTGTctcgcctcctcctcgtcgagGAAGATACGCATCGGAGATGTCAAACCCCGAGATGGCTCTGCACATTGAGAAGGAGCATCTACGCGACGCCGAGGAGTGCGACTATCAACTTATGGAGGGACTTATACATCGGCGATACATGCACGATACGGACATAGCGGAGGATGCAGAATCCGATGACAACGAGGACAGCGCCTTCTTCCTGACTGTACACAACGAACGGCGACAGCTCAGACGGGCCTCCGCCATCGAAGATGAAACCTTCAAATCCCGACCCACCATCAGCGTCACCAAAGAAATCGAACAGACTCTAGCTCGACCTCCTATTCGAGAGAGTGATAATGATCTACCCGCCGATCATGGCCTCAGCACATGTCCTGCTCCGGCGTCTGAGACGATGTGTTGA
- the LOC124185996 gene encoding transient receptor potential cation channel trpm isoform X1, translated as MAIGNVICGANTPKVKRKKVKTTARSWIEATFQKRECAKFIPSPRDEHRLKEVEGDKGAEYDVITTARCCCGHSFTFHCGTGADVQTHSTAGASAATGDKKIDHEREVWTPGKNTRISPTDAYGTIEFQGGPHPTKAQYVRLAYDTRPEPIVQLLRHEWNLDLPKLLITVHGGRSNFELQPSLKKVLRKGLLKAAKTTGAWIFTGGTNTGVTRQVGDALLLERSNQRQGRVVSIGIAPWGILENGHELVGRGRDVPYHAIASPRSKYAVLNSRHAYFLLVDNGTGGRYGAEIMLRRKLEKYISNQKLQPYTHSSIPVVALVIEGGTNTIRAVLEYVTDEPPVPVVVCDGSGRAADLIAFMHKYATESETEGDGLPDGMRLHLLGTIRHTFEVSTEQAEQLYLELLQCTRNKNLITVFRITHDRPQELDQTILTALFKSQQLSPAEQLSLALTWNRVDIARSEIFVYGQEWPPGALEQSMMQALQHDRIDFVKLLLENGVSMRKFLSIPRLEDLYNTKEGPSNTLGYILRDVRPHIPRGYIYTLHDIGLVINKLMGGAYRAQYTRRKFRAVYSRVMKKSGGHAHHAHAHRTNSATSFAGRCYSVSGAAGKTDSLTMTLLAETLPGDRDTPLFDFPFNELLIWAVLTKRQQMALLMWQHGEEALAKALVALKLYKAMAHEAAEDDLETEIYDELRSYGKEFETIALELLDFCYRQDDDQTQQLLTSELQNWSGQTCLSLAVTANHRPLLAHPCSQIILADLWMGGLRTRKNTNLKVVLGLLCPPYITRLEFKSREELQLMPQTQEEHLIALEDEDEDSDYEQGVTPTLASAPAHPEVEKRPRSSLSIRSKSSCSQQGIKALISTENGTITAKDTIVRENGKVITDHDDCSPRFVHSLPEYYDIKTNRPLRLKKKLYEFYTAPITKFWASSIAYIVFLVLFSYCILVKMGHMPAWAEIYSIAYICTLGCEKVRQIVSSEPATLSHKFSVWAWNMWNPCDAAAILFFQIGLILRLRMPTMEVGRVIYCVDCIYWYLRILNILGVNKYLGPLVTMMGKMVKNMIYFVVLLLVVLMSFGVARQAILNPNSEPKWRILRDIFMEPYFMLYGEVYADNIDPDCGNDPGQVPCLLGRWITPAAMSVYLLVANILLINLLIAVFNNIFNEVNAVAHQVWMFQRFTVVMEYEQKPVLPPPLIIVSHIYLLIKYIIRCVRQGEMRSTEAYDNGLKLFLEEDDMERLYDFEEDCVEGYFREQELKLQMSTDERVKVTTERVEHMHQKIEDIDKKENSRNVSLQAVEFKMRKLEELNEQTLAHLGVIHRFMATHTSNLDLPRFDPTTEPRTRRASERSEAASESDLITQSPLLHTRRRKLLKSLTDATFFPTTTTPLEDEVPLRATILSSLDNLSKNDSSNNSDEPASQEVFKTSESRESNVSEGNAKPEKEINDHYKRSGSVDVTSTSAFEARRDSSGHPPSVRQSSRTLSEPDNLLAPPVSGAQRVTWAEPKVAVIPSSAGSNNASSNQRSVLLAMRSEYTSITDELESYCGLLSPPRTPPVSPPPRRGRYASEMSNPEMALHIEKEHLRDAEECDYQLMEGLIHRRYMHDTDIAEDAESDDNEDSAFFLTVHNERRQLRRASAIEDETFKSRPTISVTKEIEQTLARPPIRESDNDLPADHGLSTCPAPASETMC; from the exons ATGGCCATCGGCAATGTGATTTGCGGAGCAAACACTCCAAAAGTGAAACGAAAGAAGGTCAAG aCAACAGCGCGGAGTTGGATAGAAGCTACTTTTCAAAAGAGGGAATGCGCAAAATTTATTCCTAGTCCTCGAGATGAGCACAG GTTGAAAGAAGTAGAGGGAGATAAGGGTGCTGAGTACGACGTAATCACAACAGCCAG ATGCTGCTGCGGGCATTCCTTCACATTTCACTGCGGAACTGGCGCCGATGTTCAAACTCATTCCACCGCTGGCGCCAGCGCTGCTAccggagataaaaaaattgatcatgaaCGAGAGGTTTGGACTCCGGGTAAAAATACTCGAATTAGCCCGACCGATGCATATGGCACGATTGAGTTTCAGGGTGGACCTCATCCAACCAAAGCGCag TATGTCAGGCTCGCATACGATACTCGACCAGAGCCTATTGTTCAACTACTGAGGCACGAATGGAACCTCGATTTACCAAAGTTATTGATCACCGTTCATGGTGGGAGATCGAATTTCGAGCTACAGCCAAGCTTGAAGAAAGTCCTTAGAAAAGGCCTTTTAAAAGCAGCAAAAACAACGGGTGCTTGGATCTTTACGGGCGGAACAAATACCG GTGTAACACGACAGGTTGGCGATGCTCTGCTTTTGGAGCGTTCAAATCAGAGACAGGGGAGAGTCGTCAGTATCGGTATTGCGCCTTGGGGGATACTTGAGAATGGACACGAACTGGTCGGTCGGGGACGCGACGTTCCTTATCACGCCATTGCATCTCCAAG GTCCAAATACGCTGTACTGAACAGCAGGCATGCATATTTTCTTTTGGTTGATAATGGAACTGGAGGGAGATATGGAGCTGAAATAATGCTGCGAAGGAAgcttgaaaaatacatatcaaATCAGAAACTTCAGCCAT ACACGCATAGTAGCATTCCCGTTGTGGCACTTGTAATCGAAGGAGGAACAAACACTATCCGAGCAGTTCTTGAATACGTTACAGATGAACCGCCAGTCCCTGTCGTGGTTTGCGATGGTTCCGGTCGGGCAGCCGACCTCATTGCTTTCATGCACAA GTACGCGACAGAGAGTGAAACAGAGGGTGACGGCTTGCCAGACGGGATGCGTCTACATTTGTTAGGCACTATTAGGCACACCTTTGAAGTTTCTACCGAACAGGCGGAACAACTGTACTTAGAGCTACTTCAGTGCACACGTAACAAAAACCTT ATTACAGTATTCAGAATTACGCATGACCGGCCTCAAGAACTTGACCAAACAATCCTCACAGCCTTATTTAAGTCGCAGCAGCTCTCGCCAGCTGAACAATTATCACTGGCTCTGACTTGGAACAGAGTCGATATAGCTCGTAGcgaaatatttgtatacgGACAAGAATGGCCGCCCGGAGCACTCGAACAATCCATGATGCAGGCTCTACAGCACGACCGAATTGATTTTGTAAAACTTTTGCTTGAGAATGGTGTTTCAATGCGTAAATTTCTCTCCATACCTCGTCTCGAAGATCTCTACAACACA AAAGAAGGGCCATCCAACACTCTTGGCTACATTTTGAGGGACGTGAGACCACACATACCGCgtggatatatttatacactgCACGACATCGGTCTTGTGATTAATAAGCTGATGGGTGGAGCTTATCGGGCTCAATACACTCGGCGAAAATTTAGAGCGGTTTATTCTCGAGTTATGAAGAAGTCTGGTGGACACGCGCATCACGCTCATGCCCATCGTACCAATAGTGCAACGAGTTTTGCTGGTCGATGTTACTCGGTTAGCGGCGCTGCTGGAAAAACTGATAGTTTGACGATGACTCTGCTGGCCGAGACGCTGCCAGGGGACAGAGACACACCGCTCTTCGATTTTCCGTTCAACGAATTGCTGATATGGGCTGTGCTAACGAAACGTCAACAAATGGCGCTTCTTATGTGGCAACACGGGGAGGAAGCATTGGCCAAAGCGCTGGTAGCTCTAAAACTTTACAAGGCAATGGCGCACGAAGCTGCGGAAGACGATCTTGAGACAGAGATTTACGACGAACTGCGTAGTTACGGCAAGGAATTTGAAACTATCG CCTTAGAGCTTCTGGATTTTTGTTATCGACAAGACGACGATCAAACTCAACAGTTGCTAACGTCAGAGCTTCAGAATTGGTCAGGTCAGACGTGTTTGTCACTTGCTGTAACTGCGAACCATCGTCCTCTTCTAGCACATCCTTGCAGTCAAATTATTCTCGCTGACCTCTGGATGGGTGGCCTACGAACACGTAAAAATACGAATCTCAAG GTAGTACTTGGCCTGCTGTGTCCGCCATACATAACACGGCTGGAATTCAAAAGTCGAGAAGAGCTGCAGCTTATGCCACAGACACAGGAGGAACATTTAATTGCTCTTGAGGACGAAGATGAAGACAGTGACTACGAGCAAGGAGTCACTCCCACATTAGCGTCGGCTCCGGCACACCCCGAAGTCGAG aaacgTCCACGTAGCAGCTTGAGTATTCGCAGCAAATCCTCTTGCAGTCAGCAAGGCATCAAG GCACTAATTTCCACTGAAAATGGAACAATAACTGCAAAAGACACAATCGTTCGAGAGAATGGTAAAGTTATAACAGATCACGATGATTGCAGTCCCAGATTTGTTCACTCCTTGCCCGAATACTATGATATAAAAACAAACCGACCCTTACGTCTGAAAAAGAAGCTCTACGAATTTTATACAGCTCCTATTACCAAATTTTGGGCAAGTTCG ATTGCGTACATAGTATTCTTGGTGCTATTCTCATATTGCATTCTTGTGAAAATGGGTCACATGCCTGCCTGGGCTGAAATATACTCCATTGCCTACATTTGCACACTCGGCTGTGAAAAAGTTCGGCAGATAGTGTCTTCCGAGCCAGCAACTTTATCCCATAAGTTCAGTGTCTGGGCATGGAATATGTGGAACCCGTGCGACGCCGCTGccattctattttttcaaattggtcTCATTCTACGGTTGAGAATGCCCACTATGGAAGTAGGGCGTGTTATTTATTGTGTGGATTGTATATATTGGTACCTGCGAATTCTCAACATTCTCGGAGTCAACAAGTACTTAG GTCCTTTGGTTACAATGATGGGAAAGATGGTGAAGAATATGATATACTTTGTTGTACTGTTGCTAGTTGTACTGATGAGCTTTGGCGTAGCCAGACAAGCTATTCTTAATCCTAATAGTGAACCCAAGTGGCGAATTTTGCGAGAT ATATTTATGGAGCCATATTTCATGCTTTACGGTGAAGTGTACGCGGACAATATAGATCCAGACTGCGGAAATGACCCAGGACAGGTTCCGTGCCTTCTGGGAAGGTGGATAACACCCGCTGCCATGTCCGTCTACCTTCTCGTGGCCAATATTCTCTTGATCAATCTCCTGATAGCAGTATTCAACAACATATTCAACGAAGTGAACGCTGTCGCCCACCAAGTATGGATGTTCCAACGTTTCACCGTCGTCATGGAGTACGAACAGAAACCGGTTCTCCCTCCACCACTGATTATAGTTTCGCACATCTATTTGCTCATTAAATACATCATCAGATGCGTCAGGCAAGGCGAGATGCGTTCCACAGAAGCATATGACAATGGGCTGAAACTCTTTCTCGAGGAGGATGATATGGAGCGATTATACGACTTTGAGGAGGATTGCGTCGAGGGATATTTCAGGGAACAAGAACTCAAACTACAGATGTCGACAGACGAGCGAGTGAAAGTAACAACCGAACGCGTGGAGCACATGCATCAGAAAATCGAGGACATCGACAAGAAGGAAAACAGTAGGAACGTTTCCTTGCAG gcTGTAGAATTTAAGATGCGAAAATTGGAGGAGCTGAACGAACAGACGTTGGCTCATTTAGGAGTAATACATCGTTTCATGGCGACTCATACGTCGAATTTAGATCTACCGCGGTTCGACCCAACCACAGAACCACGTACCAGACGAGCTTCTGAGAGATCGGAGGCCGCTTCCGAGTCAGACTTAATCACGCAATCGCCTCTGCTTCACACCCGACGCCGCAAACTCTTGAAATCATTAACGGACGCAACCTTCTtcccaacaacaacaacgccATTGGAGGACGAGGTACCTTTACGAGCTACGATTCTTAGCTCGCTGGACAATCTGAGCAAGAACGATTCGTCGAACAATAGTGACGAACCAGCTTCTCAGGAGGTTTTCAAAACCTCGGAAAGTAGAGAGAGCAACGTTAGCGAGGGGAATGCAAAACCAGAGAAAGAAATTAACGATCATTATAAAAGGTCGGGCAGTGTTGACGTCACATCGACTTCGGCGTTCGAGGCGAGACGCGATTCCTCGGGTCATCCTCCGTCGGTGAGGCAATCGAGCCGCACGCTCTCTGAGCCGGATAATCTTCTCGCTCCTCCTGTGAGCGGTGCGCAAAGAGTGACGTGGGCCGAGCCGAAGGTAGCTGTGATACCGAGCTCTGCGGGGAGTAATAACGCCTCGTCTAATCAGAGGTCGGTTCTTCTCGCAATGCGGTCCGAGTACACCAGCATCACCGACGAGCTCGAAAGTTACTGCGGGCTGTTGAGTCCCCCCAGAACTCCGCCTGTctcgcctcctcctcgtcgagGAAGATACGCATCGGAGATGTCAAACCCCGAGATGGCTCTGCACATTGAGAAGGAGCATCTACGCGACGCCGAGGAGTGCGACTATCAACTTATGGAGGGACTTATACATCGGCGATACATGCACGATACGGACATAGCGGAGGATGCAGAATCCGATGACAACGAGGACAGCGCCTTCTTCCTGACTGTACACAACGAACGGCGACAGCTCAGACGGGCCTCCGCCATCGAAGATGAAACCTTCAAATCCCGACCCACCATCAGCGTCACCAAAGAAATCGAACAGACTCTAGCTCGACCTCCTATTCGAGAGAGTGATAATGATCTACCCGCCGATCATGGCCTCAGCACATGTCCTGCTCCGGCGTCTGAGACGATGTGTTGA